In Streptococcus parapneumoniae, the genomic stretch ATCCGACCAGCTTGCACTAGTCAGACAAATCGGACAAGGAGACTACTATTTCTTCAAAAAATATGTCAAAAATACTTGACACTTCATATTTAAAAGACTATAATATAGTCAAATATATACGACATAAATCAGAAAGGAGACCAGATGAATCGTGTGAAAGAATTTCGCAAGGAACTGGGCATTTCCCAGCTCGAACTCGCCAAGGATATCGGTGTCTCGAGACAGACCATCAATATGATTGAAAACGACAAGTACAATCCAACCCTGGAACTCTGTCTCAATCTCGCCCGCAGCCTCCAAACTGACCTCAACAGTCTCTTTTGGGAGGATAATTTTTAAAAAAGGAGCAAACTTATGAAAAAAGAAACCTTCACGGAAAAACTGATCAAACGCATCTACGGAATTTCTGGCCCTCTTGACGAACACAAACGACGCGAGGCTGATCGTATCGGCAATCAAGTTTTTATCATCCTCTTTTATCTGATGACATTTGGGAATCTCATCCCCGTCGTCCTCGCTTATAAATACCCGCAAATTGTCGCTATCGGCTATCCTCTTGTGGTATTCGGCATTTCGATGATTTCTGCTCTCTATGTGCTCTCCCAAACCAAAAAAACAGGGATTACAGCTATTGATCCAGATATGCTGAGTGAGAAAGAAAGTAAGCAACTACATTACCCTGGTCTGAAAGCTGGAATAGTCTATGGATTAATGAGTTTTTTTACAATCCCTCTTCTCCATATACTGCTAGGTGAGAGTCAGGACTATCTTCAGTCACTTCTTGCTTTTAAAAATATTTTTTCAAGCATCCTCCAGTCTGTCTTCTTTGGAGTGGTTATACAGATTCTCATCTCCCGTCGCATTGCAAAAACTAAGAAAAATCCGGATGAGGATTAGGAGGAAACTCATGAAAAAAGAAAAGAAACAGTTACGTTATCCTGGTCTGAAAGCAGGTTCGATTTATGGAACAGTGATATTTTTTATAATTCCACTTATTGATACCCTAACAAGTGAAAATCCAAATTTTATCACTTCTCTTCTAAATACAAAACATATTTTTAAAACTATACTGGGAGCTTTCTTTTTCGGAGTGATGATGCATATTGTCGACTCACTTCGTATTGCAAGAGCTAAAAAAGACCAAGATTAGGAGGTCCCCTATGAAATCACTATTAACTTTACTGACCTATCATCTTTTGTTCAGTTCTCTGCTTATCTTCATCATCATTTCAGGGAACTTAATCAGAGAGATATTCCTCGTGCTAGTCTTTATTCCAGCCCTTAACAAAGGACTGACTTATCTAAAGATTGACTCCCAAAAAACACGCATACTCAACTTAGCACTATGCTTTATGATTCTATCTTTACCACAACTGATGCTCATCTCAAGCGATTGGAAATATTATTTACTGCTGACTATCGCTAGCCTTTCTTCTATCACTTATCTTTATTATCTCTATCAACTCGTTAAAGAAGTCAATCAAAAACCGCTCATTTAGGAGGTTACTAGTATGAAAAAAGATGACTTAACCACTCGCTTACTTCGAAATCTCTTTCACATTCAGGGTCCTTTTGATGAATGCAGACAAGAGATTATCTACAAAGCTTGTGCCCGTTCTATGGTTCAAATCGTTTATTCTTCCTTCTTCCTCTTCTTGTTTTATCTGTTATTTGGACGCTTCATAGAGGCCGTTCGCTATGCCATGCCCTACGTTTACTCTGGACTCATTTTTTTCATTACTTTAAAAACTCAAAGAGCCGTCAAAGAACTCCATCTGGAAAAAGATGACAAGTCAGAAATCATCCTCAAGACCTACAGCAAAGCCCAAATCAAATTTCGAAGCTGGGTTGTGTTTATCGGTCTTCAGATTGGCCTCTTTACCCTACTCATCTTTCATAAAGTCTTCGTTCAGCAGATGTCCCTTTCAGATTTTGTGAAATTGCTCATGCAATTCGATAAAAGTGTTCCTTTCCTGATGTATGGCCTGATTATCGGTAGCATTTTTGGAACCCTGACCTACGGCTTTCTATCCCTACAGGAGGAGAAAACTCCTAAAAATACCAAACAGAAGGAGAAAAGCAAGTAATGACTTCACTATACGATTTTTCAGTCTTGAACCAAGACAATCAAGAAATCTCACTAGATGCCTATCGTGGTAAGGTACTCTTGATTGTCAACACTGCTACTGGATGTGGTTTAACTCCCCAGTACCAAGGACTCCAAGAACTCTATGAACGCTATCAAGTTCAGGGATTTGAAATCTTAGATTTTCCTTGCAATCAGTTTATGGGACAAGCACCAGGTAGCGCAGAGGAAATCAACACCTTCTGTAGCCTACACTATCAAACCACTTTCCCACGTTTTGCCAAGATCAAGGTCAACGGTAAGGAGGCAGATCCCCTCTATGTTTGGTTGAAAGACCAGAAATCTGGACCACTAGGAAAACGAATCGAATGGAATTTCGCTAAGTTCCTCATCGGTCGTGATGGGCAGGTCTTTGAACGCTTCTCTTCAAAAACAGACCCAAAACAAATTGAAGAGGCGATACAAAATCTACTATAATTTTACAATCTCATTATAATTAGGTTTCCTTTAGCCTATTGAATAGTGAGATTTTTTGATTGGCTTTGACTTAAATAGAAAAACACTCCATGATATGAAACATGAAGTGTTGTAAAGTCTATGTTGTAGGTGCTTATTTCACATTTTCAATGTGACCAATGATAACAAATACCATACCGAAGCTTCATATACACTAAACAAATGACTTTCTAATTATCTCAATTAGTTTTGGCTAGTAAATATCATTTCCAACAAACGCCCTCTCAATTCCTTATCCTGATGATGCAAGATATTCATTAACTCATGAGAATTTTTC encodes the following:
- a CDS encoding helix-turn-helix transcriptional regulator; translation: MNRVKEFRKELGISQLELAKDIGVSRQTINMIENDKYNPTLELCLNLARSLQTDLNSLFWEDNF
- a CDS encoding DUF3278 domain-containing protein, which translates into the protein MKKETFTEKLIKRIYGISGPLDEHKRREADRIGNQVFIILFYLMTFGNLIPVVLAYKYPQIVAIGYPLVVFGISMISALYVLSQTKKTGITAIDPDMLSEKESKQLHYPGLKAGIVYGLMSFFTIPLLHILLGESQDYLQSLLAFKNIFSSILQSVFFGVVIQILISRRIAKTKKNPDED
- a CDS encoding DUF3278 domain-containing protein; the encoded protein is MKKDDLTTRLLRNLFHIQGPFDECRQEIIYKACARSMVQIVYSSFFLFLFYLLFGRFIEAVRYAMPYVYSGLIFFITLKTQRAVKELHLEKDDKSEIILKTYSKAQIKFRSWVVFIGLQIGLFTLLIFHKVFVQQMSLSDFVKLLMQFDKSVPFLMYGLIIGSIFGTLTYGFLSLQEEKTPKNTKQKEKSK
- a CDS encoding glutathione peroxidase, with product MTSLYDFSVLNQDNQEISLDAYRGKVLLIVNTATGCGLTPQYQGLQELYERYQVQGFEILDFPCNQFMGQAPGSAEEINTFCSLHYQTTFPRFAKIKVNGKEADPLYVWLKDQKSGPLGKRIEWNFAKFLIGRDGQVFERFSSKTDPKQIEEAIQNLL